From Primulina tabacum isolate GXHZ01 chromosome 2, ASM2559414v2, whole genome shotgun sequence, one genomic window encodes:
- the LOC142523905 gene encoding phospholipase A1 PLIP2, chloroplastic-like isoform X1 — protein MDALCLKAGIQALAAAPIATTVNGGFRLSAATAENPSVSAAPRGNMRWGFNFGNPLRSLWPGGRNRCEPAIAVDDAVLVEEKEEEIEENEEDALGENWVFDIQSVESDGVRLEVGDDKICDEENEECDACGIDDDDEKFEFNRESFSKLLRKVPLAEARLYARMSYLGTLAYSIPQIKPESLLKNHGLRFLTSSMEKKEQAAKSKKEKLSVVAEAQEEERNEIKQEGREPDRPSASSAYQIAASKASYLHSHSKSTGSENLSRKIDGSTVSVDMINKEVASLIGTTDSVTAVVAAKEEVKQAVADDLNSTRVSPCEWFVCDDDRSATRLFVIQGSESMASWQANLLFEPIHFEGLDVLVHRGIYEAAKGMYDQMLPEIQAHLKSHGDRATLRFMGHSLGGSLSLLINLMLLIRGAAPRSSLLPVITFGAPSIMCGGDRLLRTLKLPQNHVRSVIMHRDIVPRAFSCNYPDHVTRFLKAINGNFRNLPCLDKQKLLYAPIGEFLILQPEDKLSPNHDLLPSGSGLYVLSSLASDFSKSEKRFRAAQAVFLNTPHPLDILSDRSAYGSQGTIQRDHDVGIYLTAVRHVIRKDLNCIRKAKREHRRKVWWPLYSPGVDAGIIVSRPVTTVDLMGEVRCKLSVVTETSTETLKRLGSLVRSKHMHWLVVLLFPSRLLI, from the exons ATGGATGCATTGTGTTTGAAGGCAGGGATTCAAGCACTGGCGGCGGCGCCGATTGCTACCACGGTTAATGGGGGCTTCCGTCTGAGTGCGGCGACGGCGGAGAATCCGTCGGTTTCGGCTGCGCCTCGTGGAAATATGCGGTGGGGGTTCAATTTCGGGAACCCGCTGAGATCTTTGTGGCCGGGAGGTCGAAACCGGTGCGAGCCAGCAATCGCGGTGGACGACGCGGTTTTGGTGGAGGAGAAGGAAGAAGAAATCGAGGAGAATGAAGAAGACGCGCTCGGAGAGAATTGGGTCTTCGATATTCAGTCTGTCGAAAGTGATGGAGTGAGATTGGAAGTAGGTGACGATAAAATCTGTGATGAAGAGAACGAAGAATGCGATGCATGCGGgattgatgatgatgatgaaaagTTCGAGTTTAATAGAGAATCGTTTTCGAAACTGCTTCGAAAGGTGCCTTTGGCAGAAGCTAGATTGTATGCTCGTATGTCTTATTTGGGGACTTTGGCTTATTCAATCCCTCAGATTAAG CCTGAGAGTCTTCTAAAGAATCATGGATTGCGGTTCTTGACTTCTTCCATGGAGAAGAAAGAACAAGCTGCAAAATCCAAGAAAGAGAAGTTATCAGTTGTAGCTGAAGCTCAAGAGGAAGAAAGAAATGAAATAAAGCAGGAAGGAAGGGAACCAGACCGGCCAAGTGCATCTTCCGCGTATCAAATTGCTGCTTCCAAGGCTTCTTATTTGCATTCTCATTCAAAATCCACGGGAAGTGAGAATTTGTCACGAAAGATCGATGGAAGTACAGTCAGCGTTGATATGATAAATAAGGAGGTGGCATCATTAATTGGAACCACAGATTCGGTGACTGCAGTTGTTGCTGCTAAAGAGGAAGTAAAACAAGCTGTAGCAGATGATTTGAACTCAACTCGCGTGTCACCATGTGAGTGGTTTGTCTGTGATGATGATCGGAGTGCCACTCGACTCTTTGTAATACAG GGATCTGAATCGATGGCATCATGGCAGGCTAATCTCCTTTTTGAGCCCATTCACTTTGAG GGACTAGATGTGCTTGTGCACAGGGGCATATACGAGGCTGCAAAGGGTATGTATGATCAGATGTTGCCTGAAATCCAGGCTCACCTTAAATCTCATGGAGATCGTGCCACTCTTCGTTTCATGGGGCATTCTCTCGGTGGAAGTTTATCATTGCTTATAAACCTCATGTTACTGATAAGAGGAGCAGCGCCCCGTTCATCTTTACTTCCTGTTATAACTTTTGGCGCGCCATCTATTATGTGTGGAGGGGATCGCCTATTGCGCACCCTTAAATTGCCTCAAAATCACGTTCGGTCGGTCATAATGCACCGAGATATTGTCCCTCGTGCCTTTTCTTGCAATTACCCCGACCATGTCACCCGATTTCTCAAGGCCATAAATGGGAACTTCCGAAATCTTCCATGTCTTGATAAACAG AAGCTGTTATATGCTCCCATTGGCGAGTTTCTAATTCTTCAACCAGAAGATAAATTATCTCCAAACCACGACCTCCTTCCTTCGGGAAGTGGCCTGTATGTTTTATCCAGTCTAGCATCAGATTTTTCCAAATCAGAGAAGCGATTCCGAGCTGCGCAGGCCGTTTTCTTAAACACCCCTCACCCTCTGGACATATTAAGCGAccgttcagcatatggttcacAAGGAACCATTCAAAGagaccatgatgtgggcatttACTTGACAGCCGTTCGGCACGTGATCCGTAAGGATCTTAACTGTATAAGAAAAGCTAAGAGGGAACACCGCCGCAAAGTTTGGTGGCCACTCTATTCACCAGGAGTTGATGCTGGTATCATTGTGAGTAGGCCGGTTACGACAGTGGACCTGATGGGCGAAGTTCGATGCAAGTTATCTGTGGTTACAGAGACTAGTACAGAGACATTGAAACGGTTGGGTTCGTTGGTTAGGTCGAAACACATGCATTGGCTTGTGGTTCTCTTGTTTCCTTCTAGATTGTTGATTTGA
- the LOC142537240 gene encoding uncharacterized protein LOC142537240 — MGRSPCCEKVGLRRGRWTAEEDEKLKHYVLANGEGSWKSLPKNAGLLRCGKSCRLRWVNYLRSDLKRGKFSAQEDEIIINLHSSMGNRWSVIAGLLPGRTDNEIKNYWNSHLGRRIDSHRKPNPNFFPPPAIAAAAKAGKRTAVAGSSVKKTKPRKNHNLSNPKPCRRTPSTPTLVHKEESSITISWEENKGENGNASMDSLTPREDPLMKLGIICEPGLGVDSRIISLDDLLADADGILPTMEEAKKEKDKKEFTDGDKSGNMRDNPGSLEINIGECWPDVASPLNYRSEVGWDLDWDWRNEDWGQETNTLSPRLRVNSDRDSDKYSEMIAWILSQ; from the exons ATGGGGAGATCTCCATGCTGTGAGAAAGTGGGCTTGAGAAGAGGAAGATGGACTGCAGAAGAAGATGAAAAGCTTAAACATTATGTATTAGCCAATGGAGAAGGATCGTGGAAGTCATTGCCCAAGAATGcag GTTTACTTCGGTGCGGGAAGAGTTGCAGGCTGCGATGGGTAAATTACTTGAGATCAGACCTCAAGAGAGGCAAATTTTCAGCACAAGAAGATGAAATCATCATCAATCTTCATTCATCCATGGGAAATAG GTGGTCTGTTATAGCTGGGTTGTTGCCAGGTCGAACCGACAATGAGATCAAGAACTACTGGAACTCTCATTTAGGTAGAAGAATAGACAGTCACCGGAAACCCAACCCGAACTTTTTCCCGCCGCCGGCGATCGCAGCAGCAGCTAAGGCTGGAAAGCGAACCGCCGTCGCCGGATCATCCGTGAAGAAGACAAAACCCCGTAAAAATCATAACTTGAGCAACCCGAAACCATGCAGAAGAACCCCGAGTACTCCAACCCTAGTACACAAAGAGGAGTCATCCATCACTATTTCCTGGGAGGAAAACAAAGGTGAAAATGGGAATGCTTCGATGGATAGTTTGACGCCACGGGAAGATCCATTAATGAAGCTGGGGATCATATGCGAACCAGGACTGGGAGTCGACAGCCGGATTATCTCCCTAGATGACTTGTTGGCTGATGCTGATGGGATCTTGCCGACCATGGAAGAAGCGAAGAAGGAAAAGGACAAGAAGGAATTTACCGACGGTGATAAGTCAGGGAATATGCGTGATAATCCAGGATCTTTGGAGATTAATATTGGAGAATGTTGGCCCGACGTGGCTTCTCCACTAAATTACAGAAGCGAAGTTGGTTGGGATTTGGATTGGGACTGGCGAAATGAAGATTGGGGACAAGAAACGAACACGTTGTCGCCACGCCTTCGGGTGAACAGTGATAGGGACTCAGACAAATATAGTGAAATGATAGCATGGATTTTATCGCAATAA
- the LOC142537144 gene encoding transcription initiation factor TFIID subunit 13-like, whose translation MDLHIFAHVRENSEVQRMTNSAAGSSSKARVGPSQPSESSSKRKRGMFQKDLQHVMYGFGDEFNPLPKTVALVEDIVVEYVTCTTRFSF comes from the exons ATGGATCTGCATATCTTCGCGCACGTCAG GGAAAATTCCGAGGTGCAGAGGATGACTAATTCAGCTGCAGGATCTTCCTCGAAAGCAAGAGTTGGTCCGTCCCAACCTTCAGAATCCTCCTCAAAGCGCAAACGTGGAATGTTTCAAAAAGATT TGCAACACGTGATGTATGGATTCGGGGATGAGTTTAAC CCGCTTCCAAAAACTGTAGCACTTGTTGAAGACATTGTTGTTGAGTATGTCACATGTACGACAAGATTTTCTTTCTAA
- the LOC142523905 gene encoding phospholipase A1 PLIP2, chloroplastic-like isoform X2 yields the protein MRWGFNFGNPLRSLWPGGRNRCEPAIAVDDAVLVEEKEEEIEENEEDALGENWVFDIQSVESDGVRLEVGDDKICDEENEECDACGIDDDDEKFEFNRESFSKLLRKVPLAEARLYARMSYLGTLAYSIPQIKPESLLKNHGLRFLTSSMEKKEQAAKSKKEKLSVVAEAQEEERNEIKQEGREPDRPSASSAYQIAASKASYLHSHSKSTGSENLSRKIDGSTVSVDMINKEVASLIGTTDSVTAVVAAKEEVKQAVADDLNSTRVSPCEWFVCDDDRSATRLFVIQGSESMASWQANLLFEPIHFEGLDVLVHRGIYEAAKGMYDQMLPEIQAHLKSHGDRATLRFMGHSLGGSLSLLINLMLLIRGAAPRSSLLPVITFGAPSIMCGGDRLLRTLKLPQNHVRSVIMHRDIVPRAFSCNYPDHVTRFLKAINGNFRNLPCLDKQKLLYAPIGEFLILQPEDKLSPNHDLLPSGSGLYVLSSLASDFSKSEKRFRAAQAVFLNTPHPLDILSDRSAYGSQGTIQRDHDVGIYLTAVRHVIRKDLNCIRKAKREHRRKVWWPLYSPGVDAGIIVSRPVTTVDLMGEVRCKLSVVTETSTETLKRLGSLVRSKHMHWLVVLLFPSRLLI from the exons ATGCGGTGGGGGTTCAATTTCGGGAACCCGCTGAGATCTTTGTGGCCGGGAGGTCGAAACCGGTGCGAGCCAGCAATCGCGGTGGACGACGCGGTTTTGGTGGAGGAGAAGGAAGAAGAAATCGAGGAGAATGAAGAAGACGCGCTCGGAGAGAATTGGGTCTTCGATATTCAGTCTGTCGAAAGTGATGGAGTGAGATTGGAAGTAGGTGACGATAAAATCTGTGATGAAGAGAACGAAGAATGCGATGCATGCGGgattgatgatgatgatgaaaagTTCGAGTTTAATAGAGAATCGTTTTCGAAACTGCTTCGAAAGGTGCCTTTGGCAGAAGCTAGATTGTATGCTCGTATGTCTTATTTGGGGACTTTGGCTTATTCAATCCCTCAGATTAAG CCTGAGAGTCTTCTAAAGAATCATGGATTGCGGTTCTTGACTTCTTCCATGGAGAAGAAAGAACAAGCTGCAAAATCCAAGAAAGAGAAGTTATCAGTTGTAGCTGAAGCTCAAGAGGAAGAAAGAAATGAAATAAAGCAGGAAGGAAGGGAACCAGACCGGCCAAGTGCATCTTCCGCGTATCAAATTGCTGCTTCCAAGGCTTCTTATTTGCATTCTCATTCAAAATCCACGGGAAGTGAGAATTTGTCACGAAAGATCGATGGAAGTACAGTCAGCGTTGATATGATAAATAAGGAGGTGGCATCATTAATTGGAACCACAGATTCGGTGACTGCAGTTGTTGCTGCTAAAGAGGAAGTAAAACAAGCTGTAGCAGATGATTTGAACTCAACTCGCGTGTCACCATGTGAGTGGTTTGTCTGTGATGATGATCGGAGTGCCACTCGACTCTTTGTAATACAG GGATCTGAATCGATGGCATCATGGCAGGCTAATCTCCTTTTTGAGCCCATTCACTTTGAG GGACTAGATGTGCTTGTGCACAGGGGCATATACGAGGCTGCAAAGGGTATGTATGATCAGATGTTGCCTGAAATCCAGGCTCACCTTAAATCTCATGGAGATCGTGCCACTCTTCGTTTCATGGGGCATTCTCTCGGTGGAAGTTTATCATTGCTTATAAACCTCATGTTACTGATAAGAGGAGCAGCGCCCCGTTCATCTTTACTTCCTGTTATAACTTTTGGCGCGCCATCTATTATGTGTGGAGGGGATCGCCTATTGCGCACCCTTAAATTGCCTCAAAATCACGTTCGGTCGGTCATAATGCACCGAGATATTGTCCCTCGTGCCTTTTCTTGCAATTACCCCGACCATGTCACCCGATTTCTCAAGGCCATAAATGGGAACTTCCGAAATCTTCCATGTCTTGATAAACAG AAGCTGTTATATGCTCCCATTGGCGAGTTTCTAATTCTTCAACCAGAAGATAAATTATCTCCAAACCACGACCTCCTTCCTTCGGGAAGTGGCCTGTATGTTTTATCCAGTCTAGCATCAGATTTTTCCAAATCAGAGAAGCGATTCCGAGCTGCGCAGGCCGTTTTCTTAAACACCCCTCACCCTCTGGACATATTAAGCGAccgttcagcatatggttcacAAGGAACCATTCAAAGagaccatgatgtgggcatttACTTGACAGCCGTTCGGCACGTGATCCGTAAGGATCTTAACTGTATAAGAAAAGCTAAGAGGGAACACCGCCGCAAAGTTTGGTGGCCACTCTATTCACCAGGAGTTGATGCTGGTATCATTGTGAGTAGGCCGGTTACGACAGTGGACCTGATGGGCGAAGTTCGATGCAAGTTATCTGTGGTTACAGAGACTAGTACAGAGACATTGAAACGGTTGGGTTCGTTGGTTAGGTCGAAACACATGCATTGGCTTGTGGTTCTCTTGTTTCCTTCTAGATTGTTGATTTGA
- the LOC142523883 gene encoding transcription initiation factor TFIID subunit 13-like produces MNNSTAGSSSKARVGPSQPSESSLKRKRGMFQKDLQHMMYGFGDESNPLPETVTLVEDIVVEYVTDMVHKAQDIATKRGKLLTEDFLFLIRKDRPKLNRCTELLSMNEELKQARKAFEVDEEKLASVD; encoded by the exons ATGAATAATTCAACTGCAGGATCTTCCTCGAAAGCAAGAGTTGGTCCGTCCCAACCTTCAGAATCCTCCTTAAAGCGCAAACGTGGAATGTTTCAGAAAGATT TGCAACACATGATGTATGGATTCGGGGATGAGTCTAAC CCGCTTCCAGAAACTGTAACACTTGTTGAAGACATTGTTGTTGAGTATGTCACAGATATG GTCCATAAAGCTCAAGACATTGCAACAAAAAGGGGAAAGCTTTTAACTGAGGATTTTCTCTTTCTGATACGAAAG GATAGGCCAAAGCTAAACCGTTGCACAGAGCTGTTATCAATGAATGAAGAACTGAAGCAAGCAAGGAAAGCCTTTGAGGTTGATGAAGAGAAATTGGCGTCGGTTGACTGA
- the LOC142523922 gene encoding uncharacterized protein LOC142523922, producing the protein MAWLTRFTTAVAFLAVGVIFSPESFGSIYGGQNLPIIVTVVKLAYLLCFSTAWGAALWVTFIGGIIMFKNFPRHQFGNLQSKMFPAYFSMVGVCCAVALGAFGYLHPWKSSGAAEKYQLGFLLAAFGFNLSNLVVFTPMTIEMMKERHKVEREANIGEEVGWTKNQEVAKKNPKLASMNKKFGMIHGLSSLANIMSFGSLAIHSWYLAGKISL; encoded by the exons ATGGCTTGGCTGACAAGATTTACAACCGCGGTGGCATTTTTGGCGGTGGGGGTGATTTTCTCGCCGGAATCCTTTGGATCGATATACGGCGGACAGAATTTGCCCATAATCGTCACTGTAGTCAAATTGGCTTACCTTCTCTGCTTCTCCACGGCCTGGGGTGCCGCTTTATGGGTTACTTTCATAGGCGGCATCATCATGTTCAA GAATTTCCCTAGGCATCAGTTTGGTAATTTGCAGAGCAAAATGTTCCCGGCCTACTTTTCAATGGTGGGGGTATGTTGTGCTGTTGCACTCGGGGCTTTCGGGTACTTGCACCCGTGGAAGTCCTCAGGAGCTGCTGAGAAGTACCAACTGGGATTTTTACTTGCTGCCTTTGGTTTCAATCTCAGCAACCTTGTAGTCTTTACACCCATGACCATTGAG ATGATGAAAGAAAGGCACAAAGTGGAGAGAGAAGCAAATATCGGGGAAGAAGTTGGTTGGACAAAGAACCAAGAAGTTGCAAAGAAGAACCCAAAGCTTGCTTCCATGAACAAGAAATTTGGAATGATTCATGGATTGTCTTCTCTTGCAAATATTATGTCATTCGGCAGTCTTGCCATCCATTCTTGGTACTTAGCTGGAAAAATCAGTTTATAG